In one window of Bacteroidales bacterium DNA:
- a CDS encoding UpxY family transcription antiterminator: MGVRAKRWYALYTKSRAEKKAERELQLKGLEAYLPLEKRLKQWSDRKKWVYEPLIRSYIFLRASQKELYQAYYTPGIVTIVNFEGKPAPIPDKQIQAIKELLKSGEHYEVTSDQFEVGETVEIQAGKLKGMQGELVKQLNRYKVLLRIDVIQQNILININPSYLKKVMMD; this comes from the coding sequence ATGGGGGTAAGGGCAAAAAGATGGTATGCACTCTATACAAAGTCACGAGCCGAAAAGAAGGCAGAGAGGGAATTGCAGTTAAAAGGACTCGAAGCCTATCTGCCTTTGGAAAAAAGACTGAAGCAATGGAGCGACCGCAAAAAATGGGTGTATGAACCCCTGATCCGGTCTTATATCTTCTTAAGAGCCAGTCAGAAAGAACTATATCAGGCATATTATACGCCGGGCATCGTTACCATCGTCAATTTTGAAGGGAAGCCCGCCCCCATTCCGGATAAACAGATTCAGGCCATTAAAGAGTTGCTCAAAAGCGGTGAGCATTACGAGGTTACTTCAGATCAATTTGAAGTTGGTGAAACTGTGGAAATCCAGGCAGGCAAACTCAAAGGCATGCAGGGAGAGCTTGTCAAGCAGCTGAACCGCTACAAGGTACTTTTGCGCATCGATGTGATCCAGCAGAACATTCTGATCAACATCAATCCATCGTACCTGAAGAAGGTGATGATGGACTAG